From Bacillus pumilus, one genomic window encodes:
- the holB gene encoding DNA polymerase III subunit delta', with amino-acid sequence MAISWDDMNDLQPRVMRLIFNSIDKDRLAHAYLFEGKKGTGKLDAAMLLAKSFFCLKAGVKPCESCQNCKRIESGNHPDLHLVQPDGQSIKKAQVQALQEEFTKAGVESHRKMYIILHADKMTVNAANSLLKFLEEPNRETMAILITEQSHKMLDTIISRCQMLSFQPLQPQSLEQQLLQEGVSQHLARLLSNLTNNLAEALELSRNDQFAESRAKVIKLYEVLHQRKEHAFFYIQDQWMPFFKEKDLQETGLDMLLYIYRDVLSIQIGNEDKVIYQDLFQTMKQHALHSTQQMVTNQILAVLEAKKRLQSNVNAQGLMEQLVLMLQEG; translated from the coding sequence ATGGCAATTAGCTGGGATGACATGAATGATTTGCAGCCGCGCGTCATGCGGCTGATTTTTAATAGTATTGATAAAGACCGACTTGCGCATGCCTACTTATTTGAAGGAAAAAAGGGGACGGGAAAGCTGGATGCTGCGATGCTTTTGGCTAAGAGCTTTTTTTGCTTGAAAGCAGGAGTGAAACCATGTGAATCCTGCCAAAACTGCAAAAGGATTGAGTCAGGAAACCATCCCGATTTACATCTCGTGCAGCCTGATGGTCAATCGATTAAGAAAGCGCAAGTGCAGGCATTGCAAGAGGAATTTACAAAAGCAGGTGTGGAATCTCACCGAAAAATGTATATCATTCTTCATGCGGACAAAATGACGGTCAATGCCGCGAACAGTTTATTGAAGTTCCTAGAGGAGCCTAACCGGGAAACGATGGCAATTTTAATCACTGAGCAATCGCATAAAATGCTGGATACGATTATTTCAAGATGTCAGATGCTTAGCTTTCAGCCGCTGCAGCCGCAATCCTTGGAGCAGCAGCTATTACAAGAAGGCGTATCTCAGCATCTTGCAAGGCTTTTGTCGAATTTAACCAATAATTTAGCAGAAGCACTCGAATTAAGTCGAAATGATCAGTTTGCAGAGTCTAGAGCGAAAGTGATAAAATTGTATGAAGTCTTACACCAGCGAAAAGAACATGCATTTTTTTATATACAGGATCAATGGATGCCTTTTTTCAAAGAGAAAGACCTTCAAGAAACAGGTCTGGATATGCTTTTATATATATATCGTGATGTATTGTCGATTCAAATAGGAAATGAAGATAAAGTCATTTATCAAGACTTATTCCAGACAATGAAGCAGCACGCGCTGCATTCCACACAGCAGATGGTGACGAACCAGATCCTTGCTGTATTAGAAGCGAAAAAGAGACTTCAATCCAACGTGAATGCCCAAGGGCTGATGGAGCAATTGGTGTTGATGTTGCAGGAGGGATAA
- a CDS encoding cyclic-di-AMP receptor, whose protein sequence is MKLIVAVVQDQDSSKLLKILTEHHFGVTKLASTGGFLKSGNTTFIIGCDDVRVDKALQLIKENCRKRDQMIAPVSPMGGNADSYVPYPVEVEVGGATVFILPVEQFHQF, encoded by the coding sequence ATGAAATTAATTGTTGCCGTTGTACAGGACCAAGATAGCAGCAAGTTGTTGAAAATATTGACTGAACATCATTTCGGCGTGACAAAATTAGCTTCAACTGGTGGGTTTTTAAAGTCTGGGAATACGACTTTTATCATTGGTTGTGATGATGTCCGAGTGGATAAAGCATTACAGCTTATAAAAGAAAATTGCCGCAAACGTGATCAAATGATTGCACCTGTATCTCCAATGGGTGGTAACGCAGATTCATATGTACCATACCCTGTTGAGGTTGAAGTTGGTGGAGCTACTGTCTTTATTCTGCCAGTTGAACAATTTCATCAATTCTAA
- the tmk gene encoding dTMP kinase, with protein sequence MSGMFITFEGPEGAGKTTVIRKVYEEMERQGYAVMATREPGGIEIAEQIREVILNEKNTKMDAKTEALLYAAARRQHLAEKVEPALQRGDTVLCDRFVDSSLAYQGYARGLGIDQVRSINDFAIDGTMPQMTIYFSITPEEGLKRIHANQGREKNRLDMETLNFHQLVREGYELLIAQSPERFRVVDASQPIQDVYEEVLRVIQDTLKKNQI encoded by the coding sequence ATGAGCGGTATGTTTATTACGTTTGAAGGGCCAGAGGGCGCCGGAAAAACGACAGTGATTCGAAAAGTGTACGAAGAAATGGAACGTCAAGGATACGCAGTCATGGCGACACGTGAGCCGGGAGGCATTGAGATTGCTGAGCAGATTCGTGAAGTCATTTTAAATGAAAAAAACACGAAAATGGATGCGAAAACAGAGGCATTGCTGTATGCAGCAGCGAGAAGGCAGCATTTGGCTGAAAAGGTAGAACCGGCATTGCAGCGCGGAGACACAGTCTTATGTGATCGTTTTGTTGATAGCTCTCTCGCTTATCAAGGCTATGCGAGAGGGCTTGGAATTGACCAAGTCAGATCAATTAACGACTTTGCTATTGATGGTACGATGCCGCAAATGACCATTTATTTTTCCATTACACCTGAAGAAGGGTTAAAACGAATTCACGCCAATCAAGGAAGAGAAAAAAACAGATTAGACATGGAGACGCTGAATTTCCACCAGTTGGTCAGAGAAGGATATGAACTGCTTATTGCGCAATCGCCAGAACGATTCCGTGTAGTAGATGCGTCTCAGCCGATACAGGATGTCTATGAAGAAGTACTTCGGGTGATTCAGGACACATTAAAGAAAAATCAAATATGA
- a CDS encoding PSP1 domain-containing protein: MYNVIGVRFKKAGKIYYFDPNGFHIENDSCVIVETVRGVEYGQVVIANKKVDEHDVVLPLRKVIRVADERDRLIVEENKEAAMTAFDTCLQKVSEHGLEMKLVDVEFTFDRNKVIFYFTADGRVDFRELVKDLASIFKTRIELRQIGVRDEAKMLGGIGPCGRMLCCSTFLGDFEPVSIKMAKDQNLSLNPTKISGLCGRLMCCLKYENDEYETAKEQLPDIGETIQTSSGSAKVVGLNILERILQVELTGQEKVIEYTWEELLQEGVVSAQTTE, translated from the coding sequence TTGTACAACGTAATTGGTGTTCGTTTTAAAAAAGCGGGCAAAATCTATTATTTCGATCCTAATGGATTTCATATAGAAAATGATAGTTGTGTCATTGTAGAGACGGTCAGAGGAGTTGAGTACGGACAAGTGGTCATCGCTAATAAAAAAGTAGATGAACACGATGTCGTTCTTCCTCTGCGTAAGGTGATTCGTGTAGCAGACGAACGAGACCGGCTCATCGTTGAGGAAAACAAAGAAGCAGCGATGACAGCCTTTGATACATGTCTTCAGAAGGTAAGTGAACACGGGCTAGAAATGAAGCTGGTCGATGTTGAATTTACATTTGACCGAAACAAGGTCATCTTCTACTTCACAGCGGATGGCAGAGTAGATTTCCGCGAGCTAGTGAAAGATCTTGCTTCAATTTTCAAGACGAGAATTGAACTTCGCCAGATTGGTGTAAGAGACGAGGCAAAAATGCTGGGTGGCATAGGTCCTTGCGGGCGAATGCTTTGCTGTTCGACATTCTTAGGAGACTTTGAACCAGTATCCATTAAGATGGCAAAAGATCAAAACCTGTCGCTAAATCCTACAAAAATTTCAGGGCTTTGCGGCCGTTTGATGTGCTGCTTGAAATATGAGAATGATGAGTATGAAACAGCGAAAGAACAATTGCCCGATATCGGTGAAACGATTCAGACATCTAGTGGCTCTGCAAAGGTAGTAGGGCTCAACATTTTAGAACGAATTTTGCAAGTTGAATTAACCGGGCAAGAAAAAGTGATAGAATATACTTGGGAAGAATTATTACAAGAAGGCGTTGTATCTGCACAAACAACTGAGTAA
- a CDS encoding YaaR family protein has protein sequence MKINQDMRLLLEKRELQGIKGSQTSASFKASMETQSGKMRLEQLTVMLSDIEVFGKKLTKSRNLKDLARFKGLVKRFVKETVDNGFNIETSRSFDIYGNTRTLALVKALDEKLIELTEDMMDQEKPSIDLLERIGEIKGLLINLYT, from the coding sequence GTGAAAATTAATCAAGATATGCGGCTGCTTTTAGAAAAGCGTGAACTCCAAGGCATTAAAGGAAGCCAAACATCTGCCTCCTTTAAAGCATCGATGGAGACGCAAAGCGGCAAAATGCGCTTAGAGCAGCTGACGGTCATGCTGAGTGATATCGAAGTGTTCGGTAAAAAGCTGACAAAGTCACGAAACCTAAAGGACTTGGCTAGGTTTAAAGGGCTTGTGAAGCGCTTTGTAAAAGAGACAGTCGATAATGGATTCAATATAGAAACATCAAGGAGCTTTGACATTTATGGCAACACGCGTACACTCGCTTTAGTCAAAGCATTAGATGAAAAGCTGATTGAATTAACAGAGGATATGATGGACCAAGAGAAACCTTCTATTGATTTGCTTGAACGTATTGGAGAAATAAAAGGTTTATTGATTAACCTTTACACATAG
- a CDS encoding toxic anion resistance protein produces MKPEDHATPSPASTTDLQFRVFDTLSDEEKKEAVQRAKQIPDNPQKLLFYGTRVQERLLEQSQQMMKYVEKKDIDQIGDVLETFLQQLHVVEPEDLLPKKQGFFLKWFQRDKRSTQEIISRFQHAKSQIERLSARLRYARGVLISDHMLLERLFEENQTYFQEMTLQVAAVEAKMTTLEQRPISETQLSVDRTIEEQLMSQEVNEEEYVERLKERKYDLLLSRQIALQCNAQIRMIQHTNHTLANHIQSTVSASIPLWINQMSIALTHIQQRANSALENRIQKTYEKVSKQQEQLLEEASFAPIDTLKKVQRQLAETLQETLQVKEHGSQERAQLKSSMYEAEQQLANPIKE; encoded by the coding sequence ATGAAACCGGAAGATCACGCCACACCATCACCTGCCTCCACTACAGATCTTCAGTTTCGGGTGTTTGATACCTTATCTGATGAGGAGAAAAAAGAAGCCGTGCAGCGTGCTAAGCAGATCCCTGACAATCCGCAAAAACTGCTTTTCTATGGTACACGTGTGCAGGAACGACTATTGGAACAATCACAACAGATGATGAAATATGTTGAGAAAAAAGATATCGATCAAATAGGAGACGTGCTTGAGACCTTTTTGCAGCAGCTGCATGTAGTGGAGCCTGAGGATTTACTGCCAAAGAAACAAGGCTTTTTTTTAAAATGGTTTCAACGGGATAAACGATCTACTCAGGAGATCATATCGCGTTTTCAACATGCAAAATCACAGATCGAGAGATTGTCAGCAAGGCTTCGTTATGCAAGAGGCGTATTAATCTCGGATCATATGTTATTAGAGCGTTTATTTGAAGAAAATCAAACTTATTTTCAAGAGATGACGCTGCAGGTCGCAGCAGTTGAAGCGAAAATGACAACGTTAGAGCAACGGCCTATTTCAGAAACGCAACTTTCTGTTGACCGGACAATAGAGGAGCAATTGATGAGTCAAGAAGTCAATGAAGAAGAGTATGTGGAGAGACTAAAGGAACGAAAGTATGATTTGCTGTTAAGCCGGCAAATTGCATTGCAATGTAATGCACAAATTCGGATGATCCAGCATACGAATCATACATTGGCCAATCATATTCAATCAACTGTTTCTGCGTCTATTCCTCTATGGATCAACCAAATGTCGATTGCGTTAACGCATATTCAGCAACGGGCCAATTCAGCTCTTGAGAACCGAATCCAAAAAACATATGAAAAGGTATCGAAGCAACAGGAACAGCTTCTTGAAGAGGCATCTTTTGCTCCTATAGATACGTTGAAAAAGGTCCAACGTCAATTAGCTGAAACATTACAGGAAACGTTACAGGTGAAAGAGCATGGAAGCCAAGAGCGAGCTCAATTGAAAAGCAGTATGTATGAGGCAGAGCAGCAGCTGGCGAATCCAATAAAGGAATGA
- a CDS encoding AbrB/MazE/SpoVT family DNA-binding domain-containing protein, with protein sequence MKMKSTGIVRKVDELGRVVIPIELRRTLGIAEKDALEIYVDDEKIILKKYKPNMTCQVTGEVSDDNLKLANGKLVLSREGAEQIINEIQNQLQSQK encoded by the coding sequence ATGAAGATGAAATCTACAGGTATTGTACGTAAAGTTGACGAATTAGGGCGCGTGGTGATTCCAATCGAACTTCGCCGTACTCTAGGAATCGCTGAAAAAGACGCTTTGGAAATTTATGTTGATGATGAAAAAATTATCCTAAAAAAATATAAACCAAACATGACTTGCCAAGTTACAGGTGAAGTATCAGACGATAACCTTAAACTTGCTAATGGGAAATTAGTTCTTAGCCGTGAAGGTGCAGAGCAAATCATTAACGAAATCCAAAACCAACTTCAATCACAAAAATAA
- the yabA gene encoding DNA replication initiation control protein YabA, giving the protein MDKKELFDTVINLEEQIGSLYRQLGDLKNHIGEVIEENHQLQMENQHLRERLDQSDRDKSSETENDSAQKPGHSDIGEGHDNLARLYQEGFHICNVHYGSIRKEGDCLFCLSFLNKK; this is encoded by the coding sequence TTGGATAAAAAGGAACTATTTGATACGGTGATCAATTTAGAAGAACAAATCGGTTCTCTTTATCGCCAGTTAGGTGATTTGAAAAATCATATCGGTGAAGTGATTGAAGAAAATCATCAGCTGCAGATGGAGAATCAGCACTTGCGTGAACGTCTGGATCAGTCTGATCGGGACAAATCGTCTGAGACAGAGAATGATTCTGCTCAGAAGCCAGGTCATTCTGATATAGGAGAAGGTCATGATAACCTGGCTCGGTTATATCAGGAGGGCTTCCATATTTGTAATGTACATTATGGGAGCATTCGTAAAGAGGGAGACTGTTTGTTCTGTCTGTCATTTTTAAATAAAAAATGA
- a CDS encoding aminotransferase class I/II-fold pyridoxal phosphate-dependent enzyme: MRTPLYTALAQHAEKKPYSFHVPGHHNGDVFFDEARSHYASILQLDVTELEGLDDLHHPTGVIQEAENLLTKLYGSDQSFFLVNGTTVGNLAMVMAACRTGDEIFVQRNCHKSVFHAIELAGATPILVDAEIDPHLHVPTHVTDDTVRKAIARHPNCRAIVLTYPNYYGHAADLSKLIHMCHEADVVVLVDEAHGAHFVLGGAFPPSALSYGADVVVQSAHKTLPAMTMGSYLHLQGDRIDAKRLKTLLTMLQSSSPSYPIMASLDVARAYVEEIKGKGTLHVIMKELTELKDQFNRLTHLEVVEPDSLLSDPLKCVIRSTKGLTGYELKRVLESVDVHPELADEHQVLLILSLEQRKDVPFKRIEQALKQSDSLLKGKKHIQNETLSIETDEQNQDIEAVPFEHAAGRMSAESIIPYPPGIPLMIKGERIEIDQIEALSRLLGHQVHVQASQVIHQRKLYVYIEEETL, encoded by the coding sequence TTGAGAACACCTTTATATACAGCATTAGCACAGCATGCGGAAAAGAAGCCTTATTCTTTTCACGTTCCAGGACATCACAATGGAGATGTCTTTTTTGATGAGGCACGGTCCCACTATGCTTCAATCCTTCAGCTGGATGTGACGGAGCTTGAAGGTCTAGATGACCTCCATCACCCGACTGGTGTGATTCAAGAGGCAGAAAATTTATTGACTAAGCTATATGGTTCAGATCAAAGCTTTTTCCTTGTAAATGGCACAACAGTCGGAAATTTGGCGATGGTGATGGCGGCATGCCGCACGGGAGACGAGATTTTTGTCCAGCGTAATTGCCATAAGTCTGTCTTCCATGCGATCGAGCTTGCAGGGGCAACGCCTATTCTGGTAGACGCTGAGATAGACCCACACTTGCATGTTCCAACACATGTGACGGATGATACAGTCAGAAAAGCCATAGCAAGACATCCTAATTGCCGAGCAATCGTTTTGACTTATCCGAACTACTATGGACATGCAGCTGATTTATCAAAGCTGATTCACATGTGTCATGAAGCAGATGTGGTTGTTCTGGTTGATGAGGCTCATGGCGCGCATTTTGTATTAGGCGGCGCATTTCCTCCATCTGCTCTTTCCTATGGAGCGGACGTGGTGGTACAATCAGCACATAAAACCCTTCCGGCAATGACGATGGGTTCCTATCTTCATCTTCAAGGGGACCGAATCGATGCGAAGCGATTGAAAACATTGCTCACGATGCTTCAAAGCAGTTCGCCGTCTTATCCAATTATGGCCTCATTAGATGTGGCGAGAGCTTATGTCGAGGAGATCAAAGGAAAAGGGACATTGCATGTAATCATGAAAGAACTGACAGAGCTGAAAGATCAGTTCAACCGTCTGACTCATCTTGAAGTGGTTGAGCCTGACTCGCTGCTTTCCGATCCATTAAAATGCGTCATTCGATCAACAAAAGGACTGACTGGTTACGAACTAAAACGGGTGCTTGAATCAGTGGATGTTCATCCAGAGCTTGCGGACGAACATCAGGTTTTACTTATTCTTAGCTTAGAACAGAGGAAGGACGTTCCTTTCAAGCGGATCGAGCAGGCTCTTAAGCAAAGTGATTCATTGCTCAAAGGAAAAAAACATATCCAAAATGAGACGTTATCTATTGAGACTGATGAGCAAAATCAAGACATAGAGGCTGTCCCATTTGAACATGCAGCAGGCCGGATGAGTGCAGAATCAATTATTCCCTATCCGCCTGGTATTCCTTTGATGATTAAGGGAGAGCGTATTGAGATAGATCAAATTGAGGCGTTAAGCCGTTTGCTTGGACATCAGGTTCATGTTCAAGCAAGTCAGGTCATTCATCAGAGAAAATTATATGTTTATATAGAAGAGGAGACACTATGA
- the metG gene encoding methionine--tRNA ligase, with protein MPEKKKTFYLTTPIYYPSGKLHIGHAYTTVAGDAMARYKRLQGYDVMYLTGTDEHGQKIQQKAEEQNITPIEYLDPVVADIQSLWKKLDISNDDFIRTTEKRHTKIIEQVFQKLLDQGDIYLDQYEGWYSIPDETFYTETQLVDVERNEKGEVIGGKSPDSGHPVELIKEESYFFRMSKYADRLLDYYEKNPTFIQPESRKNEMINNFIKPGLEDLAVSRTTFDWGIKVPNNPKHVIYVWIDALFNYLTAIGYGTDQDEKYKKYWPANVHLVGKEIVRFHTIYWPIMLMALDLPLPKQIFAHGWLLMKDGKMSKSKGNVVDPVTLIDRYGLDALRYYLLREVPFGADGVFTPEGFVERVNYDLANDLGNLLNRTVAMVQKYFDGTLSSYKGPVNEFDEELKAVAEQTVKAYEEAMENLEFSVALSNVWTLISRTNKYIDQTAPWVLAKDETKRKELHSVMYHLAESLRITAVLLTPFLTKTPEKIFFQLGIEEEKLKSWDSILSFGAIQQATVQKGEPLFPRLEVEEEVAYIKEKMQGSAPKEEEKVEIEETELPELGAEIVFDDFSKVDLRVAQVLEAAPVKKADRLLKLQLDFGFEKRQIVSGIAKHYQPEDLVGKKLVCVANLTPVKLRGEISQGMILTGETDGKLQVLEVDRSLANGTKIL; from the coding sequence ATGCCGGAAAAGAAAAAAACGTTTTATCTGACAACACCTATTTACTATCCGAGCGGAAAATTACATATTGGACATGCTTATACGACAGTAGCAGGGGATGCTATGGCTCGTTATAAACGTCTTCAAGGCTATGATGTGATGTATTTAACGGGTACAGATGAGCACGGACAAAAAATTCAGCAAAAAGCTGAAGAACAAAATATTACACCGATCGAGTATTTAGATCCGGTCGTAGCAGACATTCAATCATTATGGAAGAAACTCGACATTTCGAATGATGATTTCATCCGTACAACAGAAAAAAGACATACGAAAATCATTGAGCAAGTGTTTCAAAAGCTGCTTGATCAAGGTGATATTTATTTAGATCAATATGAAGGCTGGTACAGTATTCCTGATGAGACATTCTATACGGAAACACAGCTTGTGGATGTTGAGCGGAATGAAAAAGGAGAAGTCATTGGCGGGAAGAGCCCTGACAGCGGACATCCTGTCGAATTAATTAAAGAGGAATCATATTTCTTCCGTATGAGTAAGTACGCGGATCGTTTACTAGACTATTACGAAAAGAATCCAACGTTCATTCAGCCTGAATCAAGAAAGAATGAAATGATCAATAACTTCATTAAACCCGGTTTAGAGGATTTGGCTGTATCAAGAACAACCTTTGATTGGGGAATTAAAGTTCCTAACAATCCAAAACACGTCATCTATGTATGGATTGATGCGTTATTCAACTATTTAACTGCGATTGGCTACGGAACTGATCAGGATGAAAAATATAAAAAATATTGGCCTGCTAACGTGCATCTCGTAGGGAAAGAAATTGTACGCTTCCATACGATTTATTGGCCAATTATGCTGATGGCACTAGATCTGCCGCTGCCGAAACAAATTTTCGCACACGGCTGGCTGCTGATGAAAGATGGTAAGATGTCTAAATCAAAAGGGAACGTAGTAGATCCCGTCACATTAATTGATCGCTATGGCCTTGATGCCCTTCGTTATTACCTCCTTCGTGAAGTACCATTTGGTGCGGATGGTGTGTTTACACCAGAAGGATTCGTGGAACGTGTAAACTACGACCTTGCCAATGATTTAGGTAACTTGCTTAACCGTACAGTTGCGATGGTACAAAAATATTTTGACGGTACATTAAGCAGCTATAAGGGTCCAGTTAATGAGTTTGATGAGGAACTTAAAGCGGTAGCTGAGCAAACAGTCAAAGCCTATGAAGAAGCGATGGAAAACCTTGAATTCTCGGTGGCTCTTTCAAATGTTTGGACATTAATCAGCAGAACCAATAAATATATTGACCAGACAGCTCCATGGGTGCTGGCAAAGGATGAAACAAAACGAAAAGAGCTGCATTCTGTCATGTATCATTTAGCAGAATCACTGCGCATCACAGCGGTTCTCTTAACGCCATTCCTAACGAAAACACCTGAGAAAATCTTCTTCCAGCTTGGCATTGAAGAAGAGAAGCTTAAAAGCTGGGATAGCATTCTATCTTTTGGTGCCATTCAACAAGCGACGGTACAAAAAGGAGAGCCTTTGTTCCCTCGTTTAGAGGTTGAAGAAGAAGTAGCGTATATTAAAGAGAAAATGCAGGGAAGTGCACCAAAGGAAGAAGAGAAAGTAGAAATAGAAGAAACGGAATTACCTGAGCTTGGAGCAGAAATTGTATTTGATGATTTCTCAAAAGTTGATCTTCGAGTAGCACAGGTACTGGAAGCAGCCCCAGTGAAAAAAGCGGATCGTCTCTTAAAGCTTCAGCTTGATTTTGGATTTGAAAAAAGACAAATTGTTTCAGGGATTGCCAAGCATTATCAACCTGAGGATTTAGTAGGGAAAAAGCTCGTTTGCGTAGCGAATCTGACACCAGTCAAACTCAGAGGGGAAATTTCCCAGGGAATGATTTTAACAGGAGAAACTGACGGGAAATTGCAGGTTCTTGAAGTAGACCGATCTCTAGCAAATGGAACAAAAATTTTATAA
- a CDS encoding GIY-YIG nuclease family protein produces the protein MEKHNHYFYVLKCADGSLYAGYTNDLQKRLTTHNSGKGAKYTRARRPVELYYHECFATKREAMQQEYRFKTWTRKKKDLYIEEMRIEKEAAHENTEKL, from the coding sequence ATGGAGAAGCATAATCATTACTTCTATGTATTGAAATGTGCAGATGGCAGCCTGTATGCAGGTTATACAAATGATTTGCAAAAAAGACTGACGACCCACAATAGTGGAAAGGGAGCAAAGTATACAAGAGCGAGACGGCCGGTTGAGCTGTATTATCATGAATGTTTTGCAACCAAAAGAGAAGCCATGCAGCAAGAATATCGTTTTAAAACGTGGACGCGGAAAAAGAAAGACCTTTATATAGAAGAAATGCGAATAGAAAAGGAGGCGGCACATGAAAACACAGAAAAGCTTTGA
- the rsmI gene encoding 16S rRNA (cytidine(1402)-2'-O)-methyltransferase, translating into MKTQKSFDGQSDMGILYLVPTPIGNLEDMTFRAIQTLKDVDYIAAEDTRQTKKLCHVYEIDTPLTSYHEHNKDSSGHKLIEWLKEGKNIALVSDAGLPTISDPGAEVVRDFTNIGGYVVPLPGANAALTALIASGITPQPFFFYGFLDRQKKEKKKQLEALKKRQETIIFYEAPHRLKETLTLMKEVWGNRNIAITRELTKKFEEFIRGDLESVLTWAAEHQIRGEFCLVVQGNDQDEEELNEDVWWKSLSEKEHVIHYIEEGLTSKEAIKRTAVERGVPKRTIYDAYHIGQ; encoded by the coding sequence ATGAAAACACAGAAAAGCTTTGATGGTCAATCAGATATGGGCATTCTGTATCTCGTCCCAACCCCAATTGGCAATTTAGAAGATATGACGTTTCGAGCCATACAAACATTAAAAGATGTAGACTATATTGCCGCAGAAGATACAAGACAAACGAAAAAACTTTGTCATGTCTATGAAATTGATACGCCATTAACGAGTTATCATGAGCATAACAAAGACAGCAGCGGCCACAAGTTAATCGAATGGTTAAAAGAAGGAAAAAACATCGCACTCGTGAGCGATGCTGGTTTACCGACGATCTCAGATCCAGGTGCTGAAGTGGTTCGAGACTTTACTAATATCGGCGGCTATGTCGTTCCGTTACCTGGAGCAAATGCTGCACTTACAGCACTCATTGCATCAGGGATTACACCTCAGCCATTTTTCTTTTATGGTTTTCTTGACCGACAAAAAAAGGAAAAGAAAAAACAGCTCGAAGCTTTGAAGAAGCGTCAAGAAACAATCATTTTCTATGAAGCGCCCCATCGATTAAAAGAAACGCTGACTTTGATGAAGGAAGTGTGGGGCAACCGGAATATCGCCATTACGAGAGAACTAACGAAAAAATTTGAAGAGTTTATTCGTGGAGATTTAGAGTCTGTGCTGACATGGGCCGCAGAACATCAAATCCGGGGTGAATTCTGTCTTGTCGTACAAGGTAATGATCAAGATGAAGAAGAGTTAAATGAAGATGTCTGGTGGAAGTCCTTATCTGAAAAGGAACACGTGATCCATTACATAGAAGAAGGATTAACGTCGAAGGAAGCCATTAAACGTACAGCCGTCGAACGTGGTGTACCAAAGCGCACCATATACGATGCTTATCATATTGGACAATAA
- a CDS encoding tRNA1(Val) (adenine(37)-N6)-methyltransferase gives MVSLREDERLDYLLAEDMKIIQSKTVFAFSLDAVLLAKFAYVPIQKGEIIDLCTGNGIVPLLLSTRSKASITGVEIQERLFDMAKRSVAYNQLEKQIKLIHGDLNDMPARYGNHKVDVITCNPPYFKTPSKEEINENEYLAIARHEIHCTLEDVIRVSSTLLKQGGKLAMVHRPGRLLEIVELMKKYRIEPKRIQFVYPKQGKDANTILVEGIKDGKPDLKILPPLFVYGDDQEYTEEIRTILYGEA, from the coding sequence ATGGTTTCGTTAAGAGAAGATGAACGATTAGATTACTTGCTCGCCGAAGATATGAAGATTATTCAAAGTAAAACGGTTTTCGCCTTTTCATTGGACGCAGTATTATTAGCGAAATTTGCGTATGTGCCAATCCAAAAAGGAGAGATCATTGATCTTTGTACGGGAAATGGCATTGTGCCATTGCTGCTTTCGACTCGATCTAAGGCCTCCATTACTGGGGTCGAAATTCAAGAACGGCTGTTTGATATGGCAAAAAGAAGTGTGGCGTATAATCAACTTGAAAAGCAAATTAAATTGATTCATGGTGATTTGAATGATATGCCAGCACGCTACGGCAACCACAAAGTAGATGTCATCACATGTAATCCGCCATATTTTAAGACACCTTCTAAGGAAGAAATCAATGAAAATGAATACTTGGCAATTGCTCGGCATGAAATCCATTGTACATTAGAAGATGTCATTCGCGTTTCTTCCACGCTGCTGAAGCAAGGGGGTAAACTGGCGATGGTTCATCGGCCGGGTCGGCTGCTTGAGATTGTGGAATTGATGAAGAAGTACCGAATTGAGCCAAAACGAATTCAATTTGTTTATCCCAAACAGGGGAAAGATGCCAATACCATCTTAGTAGAGGGTATAAAAGATGGAAAACCAGATCTGAAAATTCTCCCGCCTCTTTTTGTTTATGGAGATGATCAAGAGTATACAGAAGAAATCAGGACGATACTGTATGGAGAAGCATAA